The Alnus glutinosa chromosome 10, dhAlnGlut1.1, whole genome shotgun sequence DNA window aatttttctcaaaaataaaattgttaaacaCAAgggacaaaacaaaaataaaatgcatttaacacttaaaaaaaaagaaaagaaaaagaaaagaaaaagtgaaaacgtAAAAATCCAAcctaaataaacaataacaagtCGTCGAgatgagaaatatatataacacgTACAAAATTCTAGAGCAGAGGCGGCAGAGCAAAGGAGTTGGGAAAACAATGTCAACCTCTCTACCTCCAGAGGTGATGGTGGAAATAGTGTCGAGGTTGCCACCAAAATACTTACTCCGATTCCGGTGCGTCTCAAAGACCTGGCTTGCTGTTATCGACGGAAACCATTATCTCTTCTCTAAAAACCTCCTCAACCAGTCTATTCTCAACACCCAAAACACCACCTATCCTCTTCCGCTCATCCTCGTCAAAGCCACAGACAAATCGAACTCGGAAGAGTCTGTGTTCTATTCCCTCTCTTACGACACCCTCGACTGTTTGTCTCAGATCCCGATGAAGTTCCCTCCAGAAAATCTCCCTCTAGGACGCGTTCATCTCTTCATAAGACCACACTTCGCTTCCTCTAATGGGCTACTATGCCTTTACGATTTCGAAACCACACGCGTCTATATCTGGAACCCCGCCACGCCATCTGTAGGATTGAAGGCTCTCCCGCCCTTGTCTCCTCACCCTTTTCACTACGAGATAGATCTCCGTCCGTTCAGCGTTGGGTTCGGATTCTGCCGGAAGTCCGGCGACTTCAAGGTGGTTAGCCTTCGTCACGTTGCGAACGACAATGGTTATGGTATGGCAAAGCAGATAGCGGAAGTGTACAGTTCGAGCAGTGGTTGTTGGGGACTGCTTAACCTACGCGTGCCCTGTGCTGTTTTTGCCCATCCACAGACTTTGGCTTTGGATGGGGTTTTCTTGTGGTTGGCGGAGCAAGATGACGGCGTAATTATTTCTTTCGATTTCACCAAGGATGTGTTCCGTACGACACCGCTTCCGTACTCTAGAGATTTATTGTCTTTTTCTCACCAATTGATGGGATTGAACGGGTATGTTGCTGTGGCGGTTTTTCCTCACGCTGATACGAATATAAAGATGTCTTTGGAGATATGGGTTTTGCTCGAAATTGGTGTTAAGGAGTCGTGGCGTAGATTTATTAGCATTGAGCCTCCCATGGATTTGGAAAGGCCATTAGGGTTTTGGAAGAACGGGGAGTTGTTCATGTTGAACAGGGAGGGGCAGTTGGTCTTGTATGATCCTTTTACACAGACAAAGAATCATCTTCAGATTAAATGGCTTAAGGACTCGTTTCAAGTCGTTGTACTCTACACGCAGACTTCGGTCGAGCTTGGAGGGGAGTATAATCTGTGAGGTATGGATCCATGCGCTTTTGTTTGTTTCATATATGTTTGTTTTGAAACGAATTATCTTTTATTCCAAAGTATATTTGGTCctattttttgctttcaattGTTATATTGTTGTGCATGTACATTTTTTGTAAGAGCCATTAATTTTGTTGCCTCTTGTTTGATATGAATCAATCAAAATTTTTGGTATTAGATGGCATTCATTTTC harbors:
- the LOC133879202 gene encoding F-box/kelch-repeat protein At3g23880-like, translating into MSTSLPPEVMVEIVSRLPPKYLLRFRCVSKTWLAVIDGNHYLFSKNLLNQSILNTQNTTYPLPLILVKATDKSNSEESVFYSLSYDTLDCLSQIPMKFPPENLPLGRVHLFIRPHFASSNGLLCLYDFETTRVYIWNPATPSVGLKALPPLSPHPFHYEIDLRPFSVGFGFCRKSGDFKVVSLRHVANDNGYGMAKQIAEVYSSSSGCWGLLNLRVPCAVFAHPQTLALDGVFLWLAEQDDGVIISFDFTKDVFRTTPLPYSRDLLSFSHQLMGLNGYVAVAVFPHADTNIKMSLEIWVLLEIGVKESWRRFISIEPPMDLERPLGFWKNGELFMLNREGQLVLYDPFTQTKNHLQIKWLKDSFQVVVLYTQTSVELGGEYNL